A window from Bos indicus isolate NIAB-ARS_2022 breed Sahiwal x Tharparkar chromosome 1, NIAB-ARS_B.indTharparkar_mat_pri_1.0, whole genome shotgun sequence encodes these proteins:
- the KCNJ15 gene encoding ATP-sensitive inward rectifier potassium channel 15, translating into MDPIHISMASAPLVKHTAGAGLKASRPRVMSKSGHSNVRIDKVDGIYLLYLQDLWTTVIDMKWRYKLTLFAATFVMTWFLFGVIYYAIAFIHGDLEPSEPPSNHTPCIMRVDSLTGAFLFSLESQTTIGYGVRSITEECPHAIFLLVAQLVITTLIEIFITGTFLAKIARPKKRAETIKFSHCAVITKQNGKLCLVIQVANMRKSLLIQCQLSGKLLQTHVTKEGEQILLNQATVKFHVDSSSESPFLILPMTFYHVLDETSPLRDLTPQNLKEKEFELVVLLNATVESTSAVCQSRTSYIPEEIYWGFEFVPVVSLSKTGKYVADFSQFEQIRKSPDCTFYCADSEKQKLEEKYRQEDQRERELRTLLLQQSNV; encoded by the coding sequence ATGGACCCGATTCACATCAGCATGGCCAGCGCGCCCCTGGTGAAGCACACCGCTGGTGCTGGCCTCAAGGCCAGCAGACCCCGAGTCATGTCCAAGAGCGGGCACAGCAACGTGAGAATTGACAAAGTGGATGGCATATATTTGCTCTACCTCCAAGACTTGTGGACCACCGTCATCGACATGAAGTGGAGATATAAGCTCACCCTGTTTGCTGCCACGTTCGTGATGACCTGGTTCCTGTTCGGGGTGATCTACTATGCCATCGCCTTTATCCATGGGGACCTGGAGCCCAGTGAGCCCCCTTCCAATCACACCCCATGCATCATGAGAGTGGACTCCCTCACTGGGGCGTTTCTGTTTTCCCTGGAATCCCAGACGACCATCGGCTACGGAGTCCGTTCCATCACCGAGGAATGCCCTCATGCCATCTTCCTCTTGGTGGCCCAGCTGGTCATCACCACCTTGATTGAGATCTTCATCACGGGCACCTTCCTGGCCAAAATCGCCAGACCCAAAAAGCGGGCGGAGACCATCAAGTTCAGCCACTGCGCCGTTATCACCAAGCAGAACGGGAAGCTGTGCTTGGTGATCCAGGTGGCCAACATGAGGAAGAGTCTCCTGATCCAGTGCCAGCTCTCAGGGAAGCTCCTCCAGACCCACGTCACCAAGGAGGGCGAGCAGATCCTCCTGAACCAGGCCACCGTCAAGTTCCACGTGGACTCCTCTTCTGAGAGCCCCTTCCTCATCCTGCCCATGACGTTCTACCATGTGCTGGATGAGACAAGCCCCCTGCGGGATCTCACCCCCCAAAACCTGAAGGAGAAGGAGTTTGAGCTGGTGGTCCTCCTCAATGCCACCGTGGAGTCCACCAGCGCCGTGTGCCAGAGCCGCACATCTTACATCCCGGAGGAGATCTACTGGGGCTTTGAGTTTGTGCCTGTCGTCTCTCTCTCGAAAACCGGCAAGTACGTGGCTGACTTCAGTCAGTTTGAACAGATCCGGAAGAGCCCGGATTGTACCTTTTACTGCGCGGATTCTGAGAAGCAGAAACTCGAAGAGAAATACAGGCAGGAGGATCAGAGGGAAAGAGAGCTGAGAACGCTTTTGCTGCAGCAGAGCAATGTCTGA